In Phycisphaerae bacterium RAS2, the DNA window CGTTTCAATCGCCGTCTTCAAGTTGTGCTCGATTTCGTCCGGCCCGTACTTGCGGCGAATTGTCGTGCCGCCCTGATCGTACTCAAGCTCGATTTTCTCCCAGTATCCGCGATCGAGCATATTCATCAACACAAGCCGCCCGCGGGCATCGCCCAGGCGTGCGAGCGTCATGGCGGCGTTCCATTGCACCTCGCGCGGAGCCTCAAGACGCTCGGCCAGCGCCTTCGTCGCGGTCGCCCGGGCGGTCGCGTCGGTCGGGTCAACCAGGCTGGCGATCGCGGCACACGCCACGATCTGCACAGCGGGCTGCTCATCATTCAGCAGTTTCAGAGCTTCGGGCATCGCGGCGCGCGCCTGCGCAACGCTGTGCATGCTTGCCAGGGCCGCAATGGCCGTCCGGCGAATCTCCCAGTCAGGATCGCGTGTGAGCTTTGTCAGGGTCGGGACGGCCGAGGGCGATTCCAGCATGCCCAAGGCGGCGATCAGGAACAGATGCCGCGAGTACAACTCCACGCCGCCGGCGCTTTCGCGTTGCGTGCCGCGGGGCGGCTCGCGCTCCAGCATCTTGATCAGGCGGCCCGCAGCCGGCTCGGCTTCGCCCGGTTGGAGGTATTTGTCTTTTTCTCCGAAGCGCTTGGCCAGTTCCTGCGCCGCCTGCCACGAATCCTTCGCCTGCGGCAACAACATGCCCAGCGTGCGCTCGCCTCCGCTCAACTCCACCTTGTCCAGCAGCTCGGCCACCGTCAGCGGCTTGTCCACTGTCGTGGAGCCGAACATCACGACCACGACGGCGACCCCCAGCAGCACGCACACAATCACCGCAGGAACGACAAACAACCGCCCCATCAACGAGGGCGTCATCGGCTCGATGCCCGGCGCGCCGAGGGTCGATCCCTCGCCGTCGGGTTGTGTCGTGCTTGACTGGTGCGCGTTGTCAGTCATTTGTCGCAGTGCAGCGGCTGTTACCCGGCCGCTACCTTTGTGAAAAAAATCACAATCTCTCGCACTAAAATTCGGCGGCCATCCCTTGCCGCCGTCCATGCGCCACGTGCGAACACCTTCGCGGGCGCAAACGAGGTACGACACCGTTTATCCGAGCTATGGCAATGTCGTCCTCACTCCAGTTTCCCTGGGGGGATTATTCGGGCCTGGAATTGACCTGTCAAGGCAAATCGGCCCTCTGCGAGGGAATTCACAGGCAATCAGGCTCCATCCGTCAGGTGGACGAGGCCCCCATCCACGCCCTAACTTATCGACCGAATCGCCTGAACCAGCCGCCATGGCCTGCCCGTAAGGGAGGAAAGCCGCTACTTGAGGGGGAGCATCTTGAACCGCACTGTTGTTTGGCCGACATCTATTCCGTGGTGAATCTCCACCATTTCAAAACGAATTGAGCGCTGCTCCATGAACATTGACCTTTCCGGACCGGACATCTCTCAGGCCGAAATCGACGCCGTCGCGGAAGTGCTGCGCAGCGGGCGGCTTTCACTCGGCCCGGCCGTCCCGAAATTTGAGGAAGCCGTCGCGCGGTACGTCGGCGTGAAGCATGCCGTCGCCGTCTCCAGCGGGACGTGCGGGCTACACCTGCTCGTCCGGGCGATGGAAATCGGGCACGGCTGCGAAGTCATAACGACCCCGTTTTCGTTTGTCGCGTCGTCCAATTGCGTGTTGTTCGAGCATGCGAAGATCGCATTTGTCGATATCGATCCGCACACGTGGAACATCGACGCGGCCGCCATCGAGCGCGCGATCACGCCCAAGACCCGCGCAGTCATCGCCGTCAACGTCTTTGGCCAGCCAGCCGATTTCGACGCGATCAACGCCATCGCCAAGCGGCACAGACTTCGCGTCATCGAGGACTCATGCGAATCGCTCGGCGCGAAGTATCGCGGGCGCATGTCGGGCACGCTGGCCGAGGCCGGCGTCTTTGGCTTCTATCCCAACAAACAGATCACGACCGGCGAAGGCGGCATGATCGTCACCAACGACGACGAGATTGCCCGGCTGTGCCAGTCGATGCGCAACCAGGGCCGCGACACCGGCATGGGCTGGCTGTCACACGAGCGACTGGGCTACAACTATCGGTTGAGCGATGTGGCCTGCGCGATCGGCGCGGTTCAGATGCAGCGCGTGGATGAAATCCTGGGCAAGCGCCGGCGCGTCGCGGAGTGGTACATCAAGCGGCTCGGCGGCGAGCAGCGCGTCAGTTTCCAGAAAATCAACGCGGAATGCGAGATCAGTTGGTTCGTCTTCGTGGTGAAACTGGCCGACGAGTACACGGCCGACGACCGGGCCCGGATCATCGCCGCCCTGCGCGAACGCGGCATCGGGTGCAGCAATTACTTCGCTCCGATTCACCTGCAGCGATTTTATCGAGATCAGTATGGTTTTAAACCCGGCGATTTTCCGAATTGCGAACGCATCGCCGATCGCACCATCGCCCTGCCGTTTCATAATCACCTGACCGAGCAGCAGGTTGATCAAGTGTGCAAGACGCTGACGGGTTTGCTGTAGCGCGTTACTTCCGTCCGGCGAGGATACCCCAGACGCCCATGCCGATCGCCACGACGGCCAGGCCGCCGAAGACGCTGGCATAGACCACGCCGCGCGCGATCGGCTCAAGGAACGCCGGCCACACACCCTGCACGTTCGCCGCAGCTGCCAGACCCACCAGCGCCATGGCCAACACGCCGAGCACCAGCGTGACGTTGACCTGCATGGCCCCCGCCATCGCTGCGGTGGACACACGCCGCGGCGCTGCGACGGATGCCGCCGCTGCCACCGGCTGGGCCTCGGCATCGTCGTAGGGCGCGGCGACTTCCGCACCGCTGTCTTCGACCGTCTCGGCGCCTTCGACGATCTCCACCCCGCTGCCTTCGTCGGCCGTCTCGCCGGCTTCGGGCGAGGGCGAAATGACATCGAGCAACTCGGAACCGAGACTGGTGTCGTCGTTCTCCTGCGAAATATCGAGCAAGCCGCTGCCGCTGCCGACGGCTTCCAGTTCGTCCATGCCCGACGAAATGCGCGTCTCGCCCATCGGGTCGGTCGGAATCTCGATCTCGTCGTCGTCGAAGACACTGATGCCCTTGGAAGCCTTCGCTTCGTTCTTCGGCGGAGGCGACACGGCTGACTTCTGTCCAGCCGGCGCCATGTCGTCGAGGTCCGGCTCGAGGCTGATGATGCTCGAACCGCTCAATCCCAGGTCGGGAACTTCCAAATCCAACGGAGCGGCGGGCGTCGCACCGGGCTTGGCCACGGGTTTCGGCGGTGCGGCATCGGCCTCGTCATCCGGGAGCAGGTCGATCTCGGAAGTCATTTCCTTCGGCGCGGCGGGCAACTCTTCGGGGAACTCCTCGGCGGTCAGCTCAAGCGGCGGCGACGAATCCCCCAGCGCCGAATCGGAAGGCGACTTGGCTTCGAGTGCGCTGGGGCTGGCGTCGATCAAATCGAGCCCCGACGACGAATCGGCCAGGCTGGAAAGCGCCGAAGCGAAGGAATCCGGCTCGTCCAGCTTCAATGCATCCGCGCCCAGTTCATCGTCAGCGGCGAGGTTGACGATGCTGCTGCCTTCCTTCTCGGCGATGGAAACGACCTCGCTGCGCTTATAGAAAACCGTTCCCGCGTCGTGCAATTCTCGCAATTGGCCGTCGGCCACCAGACGCTTCACGTCGGTCGGCGTCTTTCCGAGCATTTCGCATACTTCGTCGAGCGTCAGGTAATCACTGGCCATCGGTTCCACCCATTTCGCTGGCAATGGCCGCGGTGCTCGCCGCGGTCGGTGTTATTTCTCGGATCGCGCTTCGGTTCCCGCTTGATTCCCCTGCGTGGTCGGCATGCCCGGCAGGCTGGTTGTCAACAGATCGTCCGCATCGCCGGCCGCCCCCGCGCCGCCGCGCGCATCGCGCTCCTTGCGCTCGCGCTGCATGGTGAGTAACTGACTGATCTTGGCCGGGGCCGTCTGCTCATCCAGGCTGTAGTCTTCAAGGTAGCGGTCGAACGTAAACGAACGAGCGAAGGCCAACCGCAGCTTGCGCGTGCTGGGCAGATACTCATACGCCCAGACCGTGCTGTTATCGACATCCATCATGAACAAGCCCGTGCGGTTATTGTCGATCGGTCCGGTGAAAGCGAAGATGCCGCGCCCGCCCATCATCGGGCTATCGCCGTAGGCCGGTCGAATGCCGAGCATCCCGCCGGACTGCATCACGAGCACGGTTGCGATGATGGCCAGGAGAATTGCGATCACCCACAAGACGGTTCCCCGTTCATGTGCGGCAGCCAGCGCAATCGCCCTCGCTCGGCGATGGGTCTTCATAGGCGTAGTCCTTCCGACGTTAAGTCAGGCCCCCAGGCTTGTTGGTGAAGTCCGCCGCCCCGCGCAGACTCCACAGTACATTATACGAGGCCCCCGCGCC includes these proteins:
- a CDS encoding HEAT repeat protein, with the translated sequence MSYLVCAREGVRTWRMDGGKGWPPNFSARDCDFFHKGSGRVTAAALRQMTDNAHQSSTTQPDGEGSTLGAPGIEPMTPSLMGRLFVVPAVIVCVLLGVAVVVVMFGSTTVDKPLTVAELLDKVELSGGERTLGMLLPQAKDSWQAAQELAKRFGEKDKYLQPGEAEPAAGRLIKMLEREPPRGTQRESAGGVELYSRHLFLIAALGMLESPSAVPTLTKLTRDPDWEIRRTAIAALASMHSVAQARAAMPEALKLLNDEQPAVQIVACAAIASLVDPTDATARATATKALAERLEAPREVQWNAAMTLARLGDARGRLVLMNMLDRGYWEKIELEYDQGGTTIRRKYGPDEIEHNLKTAIETAMLLNDAELAGLVKKLEDDPSVRVRTAARAAMAKGGVGYRDDESDLLACCARVGSAGRRV
- the epsN gene encoding Putative pyridoxal phosphate-dependent aminotransferase EpsN, translated to MNIDLSGPDISQAEIDAVAEVLRSGRLSLGPAVPKFEEAVARYVGVKHAVAVSSGTCGLHLLVRAMEIGHGCEVITTPFSFVASSNCVLFEHAKIAFVDIDPHTWNIDAAAIERAITPKTRAVIAVNVFGQPADFDAINAIAKRHRLRVIEDSCESLGAKYRGRMSGTLAEAGVFGFYPNKQITTGEGGMIVTNDDEIARLCQSMRNQGRDTGMGWLSHERLGYNYRLSDVACAIGAVQMQRVDEILGKRRRVAEWYIKRLGGEQRVSFQKINAECEISWFVFVVKLADEYTADDRARIIAALRERGIGCSNYFAPIHLQRFYRDQYGFKPGDFPNCERIADRTIALPFHNHLTEQQVDQVCKTLTGLL